A genomic region of Ovis aries strain OAR_USU_Benz2616 breed Rambouillet chromosome 20, ARS-UI_Ramb_v3.0, whole genome shotgun sequence contains the following coding sequences:
- the AARS2 gene encoding alanine--tRNA ligase, mitochondrial, whose product MAASVAAAAGRLRRAIRRSPSWRGLRALSSEAPPTQAAAVRDAFLNFFRDRHGHRLVPSASVRPRGDPSLLFVNAGMNQFKPIFLGTVDPRSEMAGFRRVANSQKCVRAGGRHSDLEDVGRDLSHHTFFEMLGNWAFGGEYFKEEACSMAWELLTQVYGIPEDRLWVSYFGGDPKAGLGPDLESRDVWLNLGVPASRVLSFGPEENFWEMGDTGPCGPCTEIHYDLAGGAGAPQLVELWNLVFMQHNREADGSLQPLPQRHVDTGMGLERLVAVLQGRLSTYDTDLFSPLLDAIHQGCGAPPYSGRVGAADEGRIDTAYRVVADHIRTLSVCIADGVSPGMSGAPLVLRRILRRAVRFSTEVLQAPSGFLGSLVPVVVETLGDAYPELRRSSAQIASLVSEDEAAFLASLQRGRRVIERTLKRLGPSDVFPAEVAWSLSLSGNLGLPLDLVELMLEEKGVQLDTAGLERLAQEEAQHRALQAEPVQEQGLRLNVHALGELQRRGVPPTDDSPKYSYSLRPGGGYEFGTCEAQVLQLYTEDGTAVASVGDGQRCGLLLDKTNFYAEQGGQASDRGYLVLVGQQDMLFPVARAQVCGGFILHEVAAPERLRVGDQVQLHVDEAWRLSCMEKHTAIHLLNWALREALGPGTEQRGSHLNPERLRFDVATQAPLTPEQLRAVEVTVQKAVGRDEAVYMEEVALARTAHVPGLRSLDEVYPDPVRVVSVGVPVAHALDPASRAALHTSVELCCGTHLLRTGAIGDLVIIGEFQLVKGITRLLAVTGEQAQQAREVGQSLAREVEAAAARLSQGSRHVAEAHRLSKDIGRLTDAVDTATMPQWQRWELQAALKALQRRANTAVRKLEMGQAAQKTQELLQRHTEGPLIVDTVSTESLSMLVKVVRQLCKQAPSTSVLLLSPQPLGQVLCACQVAQSATPAFTAEAWALAVCSHMGGKAWGSRVVAQGTGSTADLEAALSAARAYALNQL is encoded by the exons ATGGCGGCGTCGGTGGCAGCCGCAGCTGGGCGACTTCGGCGGGCCATTCGAAGGTCGCCCTCATGGCGGGGCCTTCGGGCTCTCTCATCGGAGGCCCCTCCAACCCAGGCCGCGGCCGTGCGGGACGCCTTCCTGAACTTCTTTCGGGACCGCCATGGCCACCGCTTGGTGCCCTCCGCTTCCGTGAGGCCCCGCGGCGACCCCAGTTTGCTTTTCGTCAATGCAGGCATGAACCAG TTCAAGCCAATCTTCCTGGGCACTGTGGATCCACGAAGTGAGATGGCAGGCTTCCGGCGGGTAGCCAACAGCCAGAAATGTGTGAGGGCTGGAGGACGCCACAGCGACCTGGAGGATGTGGGCCGAGACCTTTCCCATCATACTTTCTTTGAGATGCTGGGCAATTGGGCCTTTGGGGGTGAATATTTTAAG GAGGAGGCTTGCAGCATGGCCTGGGAGCTGCTGACTCAGGTCTATGGGATCCCTGAGGACAGGCTCTGGGTCTCCTACTTTGGTGGTGACCCCAAGGCTGGGCTGGGCCCAGACTTGGAGAGCAGGGACGTCTGGCTCAACTTAGG GGTGCCTGCCAGTCGCGTGCTCTCCTTTGGGCCCGAGGAGAACTTCTGGGAGATGGGGGATACTGGGCCTTGTGGGCCCTGCACTGAGATACACTATGACCTGGCTGGTGGGGCTGGAGCCCCCCAGCTGGTGGAGCTTTGGAATCTGGTCTTCATGCAACACAACAG AGAGGCAGATGGAAGcctgcagcccctgccccagcGGCACGTGGACACGGGAATGGGCCTGGAAAGGCTGGTGGCCGTGCTGCAAGGCAGGCTCTCCACCTACGACACCGACCTCTTTTCACCGCTGCTCGACGCCATACACCAG GGTTGCGGGGCACCCCCTTACTCGGGCCGCGTTGGGGCAGCAGATGAGGGGCGCATAGACACAGCATATCGCGTGGTGGCTGATCACATCCGCACACTCAGTGTCTGCATCGCCGACGGTGTCTCCCCTGGGATGTCAGGCGCCCC GCTAGTACTTCGTCGGATCCTCCGTCGAGCTGTGCGGTTCTCTACTGAGGTGTTGCAGGCACCATCTGGCTTCCTGGGCAGCCTGGTGCCTGTAGTGGTGGAGACACTG GGAGATGCTTACCCGGAATTGCGGAGGAGCTCAGCCCAG ATAGCCAGCCTGGTGTCGGAAGATGAGGCGGCCTTCCTGGCCTCCCTGCAGCGTGGTCGGCGGGTCATCGAGAGGACCCTGAAGCGCCTGGGGCCTTCTGATGTATTCCCAG CTGAAGTGGCCTGGTCCTTGTCACTGTCTGGGAACCTGGGGCTTCCCCTGGACCTGGTGGAGCTgatgctggaggagaagggggtgcagCTGGACACTGCTGGACTGGAGCGGCTAGCCCAGGAGGAGGCCCAG CACCGGGCACTGCAGGCCGAGCCGGTTCAGGAACAGGGACTGCGACTAAACGTCCACGCCCTGGGGGAGCTGCAGCGCCGAGGGGTGCCCCCAACCGATGACAGCCCCAAGTACAGCTACTCCCTGCGACCTGGCGGCGGTTATG AGTTCGGCACCTGTGAGGCCCAGGTGCTCCAGCTGTATACAGAAGATGGGACAGCTGTGGCCTCCGTGGGGGATGGCCAGCGCTGTGGCCTCCTCTTGGACAAAACCAACTTCTACGCTGAACAGGGAGGCCAGGCTTCCGACCGAGGCTACCTGGTGCTGGTGGGCCAGCAG GACATGCTCTTCCCAGTGGCCCGGGCCCAGGTCTGTGGAGGCTTCATCCTGCATGAGGTGGCAGCCCCAGAGCGCCTCAGGGTGGGGGACCAGGTGCAGCTGCACGTGGATGAG GCCTGGCGTCTAAGCTGCATGGAGAAGCACACGGCCATCCACCTGCTCAACTGGGCACTGCGGGAGGCCCTGGGCCCCGGCACAGAGCAGCGAGGTTCCCACCTCAATCCTGAACGGCTGCGCTTCGATGTGGCCACGCAG GCCCCATTGACCCCAGAGCAGCTCCGGGCAGTGGAGGTCACTGTGCAGAAGGCCGTGGGGCGGGATGAGGCCGTGTACATGGAGGAGGTGGCCCTGGCACGCACTGCCCACGTCCCTGGGCTGCGCTCCCTGGATGAG GTCTACCCAGACCCTGTGCGGGTGGTATCCGTGGGTGTGCCCGTAGCCCATGCACTGGACCCCGCCTCCCGGGCCGCACTGCACACCTCTGTGGAGCTATGCTGTGGGAC acACCTGCTTCGCACAGGGGCTATAGGAGACCTGGTCATCATCGGAGAGTTCCAGCTCGTCAAGGGCATCACCCGCCTGCTGGCAGTCACTGGGGAGCAGGCCCAGCAG GCCCGGGAGGTGGGCCAGAGCCTGGCCCGGGAGGTGGAAGCAGCCGCAGCTCGGCTGAGTCAGGGCAGCCGGCATGTGGCGGAGGCGCATCGGCTGTCCAAGGACATAGGGCGACTCACTGAC GCCGTGGACACCGCCACGATGCCCCAGTGGCAGCGGTGGGAGCTTCAGGCCGCACTGAAGGCACTGCAGCGGCGTGCCAACACTGCCGTCCGGAAACTGGAAATGGGGCAG GCTGCACAGAAAACCCAGGAGCTGCTCCAGCGGCACACGGAGGGGCCCCTGATTGTGGACACAGTTTCCACAGAGTCCCTCTCT ATGCTGGTGAAGGTGGTCCGGCAGCTGTGCAAGCAGGCGCCCAGTACATCCGTGCTGCTCCTCAGCCCCCAGCCTCTGGGACAGGTGCTGTGTGCCTGTCAGGTGGCCCAG AGTGCCACGCCAGCCTTCACAGCAGAGGCCTGGGCGCTGGCCGTGTGCAGCCACATGGGGGGCAAAGCCTGGGGCTCTCGAGTGGTGGCCCAGGGCACTGGAAGCACTGCTGACCTGGAAGCTGCCCTCAGCGCAGCCCGAGCCTATGCCCTCAACCAACTCTGA